In the Rhodoferax fermentans genome, CCTGCCAGCTGGCTGATCCCCTCCAGCCACACGCCCAGGCTGTGCCAGCCGTGCACCAGAATGCCGCCGCCCACCAGAAACATCGCCAAGGTGCCCAGCACCGTCAGGCTTTTCATCAGCAGCGGCGCGGCACGCAGCAGGCCTCGGCCCAGCGCCTGTTGCCACCCGGATTGGCCGGGGCGCTGGGTGAGCCACAGCCCCAGGTCATCGATCTTCACAATGGCTGCCACCAGGCCATAAACACCCACCGTCATCAGCACCGCCACGCCAGCCAACACACTCAGCTGGGTCACAAACGGGCTGGCAGCCACCGTGCCCAGGGTGATGACGATGATTTCGGTGGACAAAATGAAGTCGGTGCGCACCGCACCCTTGATTTTTTCCTTCTCGAGCGCCACCACGTCCACCGAGGTGTCGCTCAGGGCTTGCAACAGTTGCGCGTGTTCGGTTTTGTCCTGGGCCGAGCTGTGCAACAGCTTGTGCGCCACCTTCTCAAAACCCTCAAAACACAGGAACAGGCCACCCGCCATCAGCAGCGGGGTGATGGCCCAGGGCGCCACCACACTGAGCAGCAGCGCACCAGGCACCAGAATCGCCTTGTTGATGAACGAGCCCTTGGCCACCGCCCACACCACTGGCAACTCCCGGTCGG is a window encoding:
- a CDS encoding DUF808 domain-containing protein, yielding MASSLLVLLDDIATVLDDVALLTKVAAKKTAGVLGDDLALNAQQVTGVKADRELPVVWAVAKGSFINKAILVPGALLLSVVAPWAITPLLMAGGLFLCFEGFEKVAHKLLHSSAQDKTEHAQLLQALSDTSVDVVALEKEKIKGAVRTDFILSTEIIVITLGTVAASPFVTQLSVLAGVAVLMTVGVYGLVAAIVKIDDLGLWLTQRPGQSGWQQALGRGLLRAAPLLMKSLTVLGTLAMFLVGGGILVHGWHSLGVWLEGISQLAGPAAPLASAVLSALFGLIAGGVALAGVRVVNWVCSDLQKK